Below is a window of Candidatus Dependentiae bacterium DNA.
CTTTGCAATTGGCTCAGCATTACTGACTGCACTTGCATTGTTTTCTGCATACGCAAAAGAAGCAGGTTTGGAAGTTCTTAATATTTTAGATCCATATGTTCTTGCTGGAATGTTTATCGGTGGCTGCTTACCATTCTTAGTTTCAGCGCTTACGATGCGCTCTGTTGGAAAAGCGGCTCTTGAGATGGTGATGGAAGTTCGTCGTCAATTTAGAGAAATTCCAGGTTTGATGGCAGGCACTGCGCAGCCAGATTATAAACGCTGCATAGCAATTAGTACTAAAGCATCCCTTCGCGAAATGCTTACCCCAGGGCTTATCACTTTAATGCTTCCACTTGTTATTAATTATTTCATGGGCAAAGCTGCCGTTGGTGGATTGCTTGTGGGCGCTACTGTTGTTGGTATTATGCTTGCGCTCATGATGGCAAATGGCGGTGGTGCATGGGATAATGCAAAAAAATATATCGAAGCGGGTAATTTTGGTGGAAAAGGATCTGATGCTCACAAAGCTGCTGTCATTGGCGACACGGTAGGAGATCCTTTCAAAGATACATCTGGCCCATCACTTAATATTTTGATTAAATTAATGTCGATCGTATCTTTGTTATTAGTTTCAAAATAAAAAAATAGAATATTTAAAAAGAAAAGCCTGATGCAAAAGTCAGGCTTTTCTTTTTACTAAAAAAAGGGAATACGCATGCACTATCAAATATTATTTGTAATGTTGCTGAGTAATTTTGCACATGCGATGGAAAATGATTCTTACGAACCTTTATATGGTTTAATAAAACTTATTAAGCTGGCAGCCGAGTCTAATAACCCCGGTTGCGCTAAAGCTTATGAAGATTTGGAAGCATCTACTTTAAATTCAAAGCATGTAGCGGAAGACGAAGCTAGTCTTTCTATTTTAAATGGTTATAAGTTACTCAATCTCGACCATACTGTTCGAAAAGATATCAGAGAGCTGGTAAAGGAGAAGTTTTCGAATAATAAAAAACGAAAAAATAAAAATTGTTAGAATCTATTTGCCCAGAGGATAAAGATATGAAGAAAATAATTTTAATTCTCTTGTTTCTATTTGCGCACGCATATTCTATGGAAAAAAAGCCGAACGTTACCGGGTTTGTTAAAATTCTTGACGAGGTTATCGCGTCGCGAGGCAGCAATCTGGTCTATAGCATGGTTATTCTCGAATTTTGCGATTTATATGTTAATCCAGAGAAAACGATCAAAAATCCTGATGCAAAGAAGTATTTGGACGATTTGAGTCTTTTGGACGGGGATAAAATTTCTGAGGTAGCGCGTAAAAGAATACAGTACGATTCTACAATAAAACCAGGCTATATGAATGCGTGGAAGCTTGATTTTAAAGGAATTCATCTTTCGGACTTGTTGGAACAGGAAACTAAGAAGTAAGTAAAAATGAGATTTTATATATGCATAAAAAACTACTAATAATTAATGCGTTAGTCACAATACATATTTTAGCTATGGATTCTAACCAAGAAATTCAAACGAATGAAATTCAGAAAAAATGCCTAGCAATAAATTATCAGTTGCTTAAAGAAGAAAAAGATAGGGGTAATAAAACAGCCGAAACTGCAATTAATATTTTAATAGAGTCAGCAAAGCAAGATCATAAAATAGAAATTACTGATGTGAGAACAAAAGGAATTTTGCGTTTGCATGGATTTCTTGATGATAATTGCGTTAAGCCAAATGCATTGAAGTTTATTAAGGATATGCTGAATTCATGATGATATGCTAGAATGGACTAGATTTTTTAATCAATAATGCCGCCTTCAGGAACACCATGAAACATCGTATGTTTATGTTAATTTTTTCTATAAGCAATGTTTTATTAGCAATGGACGATCAAAAAAGCAGTTCAAATCAAATTCTGTGGTTTGTTGAAAGCATTCTTCATAACTCAAAAAGTGATCCAGACTTTAAACTAGCCCTAATTGATTTGAAGAAATCTACTGCAGATCAAAAATATAAAATAACGAATAAAGACAGTTTAAAGATTTTAAGAATTTATGAGTTACTTGCTGAAAATGATGACGCAATTTCAGAGCCGATCAGAAATATTATCAAAGACCAATTTCCAGAATCACCTAAGAAAAAAATCAAATAGACGTTGTTATTTATTATAGAGGAGAACGTATGAAGAGAATAATAGTAGGTATGCTGTTGTCTATTTCAGGTTTGTCGGCGGATGATGCTCAAATTGAAGCTAAGCTTCGCTCATGGACAAAAGAATTAGACGATATGCGCGCAAGCGGTAATAATTTAGCAGCGAGTCAAGAATCTTTTGCTGCCGATGTCGCCTTATTAGGTTTTTGTGAAAAGCAGAAATCGATTCCAGAAAGAGCTCTGAAAGAGTTAAAGGAGCTTAATTGTGTTGATGAAAATGGAAATATATTGCCGACCGTATGCGAAATGTTACAAAAGTATTTGGCCGAAGAAGCAACAACTCAAAAATAAATTTTTTATTATCATAAAAAAATTCTGAAACGTGCTTTTATTTAATACTTACAGCAGGGTATTTCGATTAGTTAATTCCAGCATTGATGGTTACATTAAAAAGGGACGGCATGTGAAAAAGGTGATGATATTTTGCATATTTTTTCGGACGGCGTTTGCATTTTCCATGAGCAAGTCAACATGTATTGCATATACGTCAGAAGAGCAACAAACTTTTGCCAAAAAGTTTTTAGTCATATGGTCGCTGGCGCAAAATGGGGAACCTGCAAGTCAGCAGGCGGTGAAAATTTTAATAGCTTGCGCAGTCAATAAGACCTATCGATTAGGACACTGTAGGGCAAATCAAATTCTCGAGACGCATGGATTTCTCAATGGATGGGATATTAAACCCAAAATACGCAGTATTCTTTATGACATGATTAATAATGGTGAATCGTCAGGCGAACCGAGTTGCGAAGAGAAAGACCGAAACCTCCAATAATTTCTATTGATTTTTAATCAAGTTTTTAAGGAAAACATCGCATGAAACAACTATTCGTTTCATTATTATTTTTGATCAACTATTCTGTTTTGGGTATGGATACCAAGTCTAAAATAGATAATGCAAAAAAATGGTATATAGAGCTTATTCGAATTGGCGCAAGGAATGGCGAGAAAGATTTTAAAGAAGCGCATCAGTATTTGAAGAAAACAGTTACAGATCAAAAACACGCAATTATTAACGAAGATGCCAAGCGTATTTTAAAAATCTATGAATTATTGGACGATCAGGGATGCGCTAAGCCTGAAGTACAACAGTATATGGCTACTTTAGAATCTCAAAAATCAAAAAAGTAGTTTTTATTAAAATAATATGCCTTGGAAAATAGATATGATTTTTTTGCTCACTATCTTTAATAATTAAATGGTGTGAGTGATAAGTTAGTTAAATTAAAGGGATAATCGTGAAAAAAATATTGGTTGGGTTTTTAATTTTCGGTTCATCTGCAATCGCAGTAAAATTGCCTATGATGGAGGATACGCATGCGATCCTAGACGCTCTAGCCAATGAAGGTGCACAGGGCGACCGAGCAAGCGCTTGTGCCCTTAAAGAACTTTATGCATTAGCTAATGCGCCCGGAGAATACCGATTTGAAAATCGAATCTGTGAAGAGAAACTAATCGCTCTTGGTGTTATCGATCGCAGTAATCCTATTGTGCTTATCCAGCATGCAGCAAATATGGCTATGTTGAGTTATGCATTTCAATCAAAAAAAGAACTTTAAAACTAATAAAGAGGGCTTGGTTTTGTACCAAGCCCTCTTTGTCTTATAAGCAAAGCTGATTATCTTTCGTTAGCTGGGCAGATGACTTTGCGTTTTGCAGTTACTTTTGTTGTGGTCATTTTGCCATTTTCTACTGCTGTTACTTTTCTTTCCACTCTTCGTTCAACAGCTGCAGCAGGCGCTTGTTTAATAGCCATAGGTTCTTTTCGCATCATTTTCTTTTCAGTTGTTGCCATTGGCATTGCAACAGCTTTTTCTGTTTTAGCTACTGCAGGAGCTGGTGACGCCATAGCCTTTTTTCCGCTGAGTTTACTAACATGGCGCTCAAGTTTTTCTTTTGTGATCATGCCGCGGTGTAGCATATCAACGCTTTTGCCATTTGCATCAACAAAAGCAAAGCTTGGCAATGCTTTTAATCCATGTGCTTTTTTAAGATACAGTGTTTCTTGATTATCACCGTCGACAACGACAAAAACAACATCTGGGTATTGTGCAATAACTTGCTCAATAATTTCGTAGTTTGCTTTGCATGCGCCACACCAATCAGCAGAAAATACAATAACGTGTGGTTTTCCTTTGGTGAGTTCTTCGTAATGTTTCTTATTGGTTATAGTTGTTGCTCCACGCACGCTTACTGCATCAACCGTGCCGGTGAGTGCAAAGATACCAACAAGTGCTGCGATGCGCTTGAAGTACATATTCATAAAAACTCCTTTAATAAAAAATAATGATGAGAGGGTCATGGTCTTCATCATAAAGAAGTTAAAAAAAATTGGTCAAGCATTGTTGTAATTGCACTTAAAAAATTGCTCAAACTGAAAAATAAAACAAAATTTTTTAAAAAAAATTTTAGAATATATTTTCAGAAAAAAAATAGTTTATTTCGTTTGCGTATGGGTTGTCATCATGTTAAAGTAAGTTTATGAAATTACTGATCTGCATACTCAAGTTGTAATATTGCTACAGGCGACTTTTTCTAGTTGCCGTATTTTTTTTGAACATGATTTGTTGAGTGAAAAAGGAATGCTTTAAAAAAGCGCGGATGGATATTTTTTTACCAAAAAAGGGGAAGGAGCGGAGAAAAGAATGAGTAGTCACGAGTTATGAGTTGAAAAAAATTACGACCGATCGGATCGAGAGGACTTATATGGAAACCATTAATAACAGGGCAGTACCGGTTGCTATGGGGGCAACCTATAATGAGTTGAGTGTTACTAAGCGTAATGGGAGTTTGGAACAACTTGATCTGGAAAAAATTCGATCATGTTTTGTCCGCGCTGCATACGATTGCATGGATAATGTATCGATCGATATGCTCATCGCTGAAGTTGTGCGCAATGTTTATGATAAAGTAAAAACAGAAGAGGTTGAGTCTGCGCTTATTTTATCTGCTGTTGCATTTATCGAACAAGATCCTGCATATGATAAAGTTGCAACGCGTTTATTATTGCAAAAATTATATCGCGAAGTGCTTGGCCAAAGCGTTAATCCCGCCACTCTTGAGCATGAATATAGAAATGCATTTATAAAAAGTATTTATCAAGGAGTGAAGGGCGATGTTCTCAATCAAAAATTGCTGGAGTTCGATTTAGAGCGCTTGGCAAATGGATTGCATATTGAGCGAGATCATCTTTTTGTTTATTTGGGCCTTTCAACTCTTTATGAGCGTTACTTTTATAAGATTGAAAAAAAGCGCTACGAGTTACCGCAAACTTTTTGGATGCGTGTAGCGATGGGGCTTGCGCTTAATGAAACAAATAAAGAAGAAAAAGCGCTTGAATTTTATGAGACGTTCTCATCATTGCGCTATGTTTCTTCTACGCCAACGCTTTTCCATTCAGGTTATAAAATTGCGCAGCTCAGTTCTTGCTATCTTTCAACGGTAAATGATGATCTTGGGCATATTTTTAAAGTTATTGGCGATAATGCTCAGCTTTCAAAATGGGCTGGCGGTATCGGAAACGATTGGACAAATATTCGCGGGACCGGTTCATTTATTAAAAGTATTCATGCAACCAGCCAAGGCGTTATTCCTTATTTAAAAATTGTGAACGATGTCGTTATTGCAATTACACGAAGTGGTATTCGCCGTGGTGGTACCTGTTCTTATTTAGAAACGTGGCATATTGACGTAGAAGATTTTATCGATTTGCGTAGAAATACCGGTGATGAACGACGTCGCACCCATGATATGAATACTGCAAACTGGATACCTGATTTGTTCATGAAGCGCGTTATGCTCGATGCAGATTGGACGCTTTTCTCCCCAGATGAAGTTCCTGATTTGCACGATCTTTATGGTAGAGCGTTTGAAAAACGGTATGAAGAGTACGAAGAAAAAGCACGCGCTGGCCAAATAAAATTGTCTAAAGTAGTTTCTGCGCAAAAATTGTGGCGCAGAATGCTCAGCAGATTATTCGAGACGGGCCATCCATGGATTACGTTTAAAGATCCGTGCAATATTCGTTCACCGCAAGATCATGTTGGCGTTGTGCATAGTTCTAATCTTTGCACTGAGATCACGCTTAATACTTCTGCCGAAGAAACTGCCGTTTGTAATCTTGGATCTATAAATCTTTCTGAGCATATTATCAACGGTCAACTTGATGTTGAAATGCTTGCTAAATCGATTCGCACAGCAGTTCGCATGCTTGATAACGTGCTTGATCTTAATTTCTATCCAACTGCTGAAGCGCGCAGCTCAAACTTGCGCCATCGCCCAATAGGGCTTGGGGTTATGGGCTTTCAAGATGCGCTTATCAAGCTTGATATTGGATTTGCATCTGAAAAAGCGATTTGGTTTGCAGATTATTCGCAAGAATTAATTTCGTATTATGCGATTCTTTCATCATCTGAATTAGCACATGAGCGCGGCGCTTATCAAACATATAAAGGCTCAAAGTGGGATCGCGGAATTTTCCCAATTGATAGCATCGATCTTCTTGAGCAAGAACGCGGCATGCGTATTGAAGTTTCGCGCAGCGCAACTCTTGATTGGAGTTTGGTGCGTGAAAATGTAAGAAAGCATGGTATGCGCAATTCAAACGTGATGGCAGTAGCGCCAACCGCGACGATTGCTAACATTGCCGGTTGTTATCCAAGCATTGAGCCGCTTTATAAAAACATGTATGTAAAATCGAACATCGCTGGTGAGTTTACGATCGTAAATCGCTATCTTGTGAACGATTTGAAAAAAATTGGCGCATGGAATCGCCAAATGCTTGAGCAGTTAAAGTATTATGATGGTGATATTACTCGCGTGCCATCTATTCCTGAGCACTTGAAAGAAAAATATCGTGGTGCGTTTGAGCTCGATCCTGTTTGGTTGCTGAAAATTACTGCAGCTCGAGGAAAATGGATCGATCAAAGCCAATCGCATAACGTATTTATGAAGGGCGTTTCTGGAAAGAAATTAAACGATATTTATATGACCGCATGGCAGTATGGACTCAAGACCACCTACTATCTACGTACGCTTGGAGCGACACAGATAGAAAAATCAACACTTGGCACTGAATATGGATTTACGCAAAAACGTGAATATAATGATGATGTTGCCGATGCAAATGCAATTAAGGCTCAAGCGGTTGAACAGGAAGCGCCAAAGACCGGTGCATCTTGCAATCCATTTGATAATGCTGAATGCGAATCTTGTCAGTAGCTAGGAGACACAATGGCAAAAAAAAGAATCATTAACGATTCACAAACAGATCCGAATAAAATTTTACCCATGACCTATCAATGGGCGCGTGAACATTATAAAAATGGTATCGCGAATAATTGGGTTCCCGAAGAAATTGCTATGCAATTGGATGTTGAGCAATGGAAATCGCCAACCGCATTAAATGAGCGGGAACGACGGTTGATTTTATGGAATCTTGGATTTTTTTCTACAGCAGAATCGCTGACCGCGAATAATTTGGTACTAACCGTTTATCGGCATGTAACAAACCCTGAATGTCGCCAATATTTATTGCGTCAGGCGTACGAAGAAGCGATTCATACCGATACGTTTATTTATTGCTGCGATACATTGGGCCTTGACCCTGATCAGATTTATAATATGTATAACACCATTCCTTCTATCGCTGAAAAGGATGCGTTTGTTATCGAACTTACAAAATCGATCTTTGATCCAGGCTTTGTAACCGAAGGAACAGAAAATATTCGTCGCTTCGTGCGCGATTTGATCGGTTTCTATGTGATCATGGAAGGGATATTCTTCTATGCCGGTTTTGCAATGATGCTTGCGCTTAAGCGTCAGGGTAAAATGGTTGGTATTGGGGAGCAGTTTGAATATATTATGCGTGATGAAAGTATTCATTTAGCATTTGGCTGCGATTTAATTAATACGATTAAAGCTGAAAATCCTGAAATCTGGACCATTGCTTTTGAAGAAGAAATTATCGGCTTGATCAAAAAAGCGGTAATTCTTGAAAAGAAATACGCATTCGATGCATGCCCAGAGGGATTGCTTGGCATTAACGCACAACAATTTGCAGATTACGTTGAGCATATAGCTGACCGTCGTCTTGAACGAATTGGATTAATGCGTGTGTACTTTAAAGAGAATCCATTCCCTTGGATGTCTTTATCTACCGATTTGAGCAAAGAGAAGAACTTCTTTGAAACGCGCGTGACTGAATATCAATCCGCCGGTTCTCTGGAGTGGGAATAATTGATAATAGATGGGCCGCATTTCGCGGCCTTTTCTGTTTAGAAAAGGTATGGGCAATGTTATTTTTTTTGTTTTCTTTATTTTTGATAAGTCAGGGCCTTACAGCGCAACAAGCATATATAAAAAGAATTAATGCTTTCGTACCGCATGAATATGCATCATTAAGCGAATTTGAGCGTCAATATTTAAGCAGCGAAAAGTACCAGGCATGTTTAAATTGGTTTGAAGAATGCTCTGAGATGGAGTGTAAAAAAATCGAATATATGAGCGATCATTATAAGGTAGTTGCACTTCTTATTACACCAAAAAATATGGAACAAAAAAAATATCCTCTTGTGATATATAATCGGGGTGGTAGTGAAGATATTGGAAAAGTAACCATTCTTACTATCAAAGAAAAAATTTATGAATTTATTAAAAATGGCTATTGCGTGCTAGCGGCTCAATATCGCGGTGTTGATGGTGGGCAGGGAAGTGACGAGATTGGTGGAGCAGATATTAAAGATGTTCTTAGTCTTTTTAAGGTTATAGATGAGCTGGATTGTATCGACCGCGATAATATTTTTATGTACGGGCATTCTCGAGGCGGCATGATGACCTATATGGCAATTAAAGTGGGAATGCCTATAAAAGCCGCAGCAACAGAAGCGGGAGTCGCAGATTTTTTTACGTTTGTTAAATTTCGTCCCGAAGTGGAGGATGCATTTCTTAATAAATGTATTCCAAACTTGCCAGATAAAAAAAATGAAGAGTACGAAAAGCGCTCAGCTGTTTGTTGGGCGGATTTACTTAATGTGCCTCTATTTATAACTCACGCAAAAGACGATACCATCGTTTCGATTGAAGAATCACGAAATCTAATAGAAAAGCTAAAATTTTACAAAAAAGATTATGAATATTTAGAATACGATGATGGTGGGCACTTTCTTAAGATGCATCGTAATGAGATTCAGCAGAAGATTTTGGCATGGTTTGAAAAATATCGAAATTAATTGCTGGTTAAGGGGAAATAATGAAAAAAATCGGAATACTACTCGGATTACTTTTTTATTGTTTGAACTTGTTTGCATTAGTTCATCTTGAAGAGCAGAATAGTTGTCTCAAGCTCGAAACACTTTATGGTGAAATGATCATTGAAGAGCCAGTTTTGATAGATTTGATTAAAAGTGCTCCATTTGAGAGGTTAAAATACATTCGTCAATACGGCGTTGTGTGCCATGCGCGAAACGAGCCTGAATATACGCGCTTTCAACATTCACTTGGTGTTTTCTTTTTGACAAAAAAATATGGTGCACCATTGAGTGAGCAAATTGCTGCATTACTGCATGATATTTCTCATACGGTGTTTTCGCATGTTGGCGATATTTTTTATAACAGCGATTATCGAACCGGAAAACAATCATACCAAGATGAGATTCATGAACAGTATCTTAAAGAGTCTGGTATAGCTGCTATTTTGCAAAAACATGGTTTTGCTGATGCGTGCAATGGAACTAATAAACAATGCCAGCGCTGCTTTGATCAGCCGCTTCCAGGATTATGTACTGATCGTATCGAATATAATTTAACTGGTGCATATATTGACGGCATGATAACCCAAGATGAATTATGCACAATTCTTTCGCATTTGCATTTTGAGAAAGATGAATGGTTCTTTGATGAGGTGGATAATGCAAAAAAATTTGGTTTAATTTCATTGAAATTATCTGAATCTCGCTGGGGATCAGCATGGAGCGCGTTTATTGATTATTCTGCTGCGCAAGCGATGAAGCGTGCATGCACTCTTGGTTTAATCACAAAAAACGATATTCAATTTTCAACCGATGATATTATTTGGGAAAAAATCGCACAGAGCAAAGACGAAGAAATTGTTCAATGGATTAATCGGGTGCAGCATTCGCGGGAAAGCTTTTGTATATGCGATGCGGAAAAAAGTGATCTTTTTGTGTGTGGAAAATTTAGTGGTACGGATCCGCTTGTACTCACAGAAAAGGGATTCAAACGTATTTCTGAAATTGATGCTGAATATAAAGAAGAATACGAACGCGTGAAAAAATTGGTGAGAAGCGGCGCGCATATAAAATATTTGCGCTCATAAATATGTTATATGCATCAGTAGAAACCACTTTAACGGAAAACATATGAATAAATTTATTCTCTTAATTCTTGGTTTTTCAACCTATTCATACAGCATGGAACTTGCCAAACCTACCCATCCCCTTGAAATACCAGATATAACAAAGTTAGTTATGTATGCAATCGTAAACGTTCATGATCCCAAAGATGGGTATAAGCAACTACTTACCTCTTTAAAACGTTTTTCTCTAACTAATAAGAAGATTCATCAGACAACCTACCAGTTGAGATGCGGCAAGGAAAAAGATGAAAAAGAAGTAGATTCGGCGACAGAGCAATTTAATAAATACCTTATTGCAAAGCTTGTCGAAGAATTCCAATTGAAGCCTAGTCCAGAAATTTTGGCGTCGGCGTATATCGGAACACCTTATGCTTTAGGAAAAATAAGAAAATCGTACGCGAAACCGATCGATTTACAAGAAAAATTAGATCCTAAAAATAAATTAGTTACTAAGAGTAGAACAGTGAGGACGTTTAGTTACGGCTGGCAAAATTCCTCTTATTCAAAAGAGAAGTATACAGAAGAAGAAATGGAGCCTATGCGTGAAACGCTCATCAAATTTCCTCCTTCAACACGTCAACTCTGCTATGGGCTTCTTCCATTTATGTATCAATCGTGGAAGTAGAAAAAGAATAAGAAAAAATAGTGCTGCGATTTCAAGGTGTTTTCTTTTTTTGTGATAATAAAATAAGCGATATGAAGAAGAATACCATTGCATAATGCATAAATACTATTTCTTGCGCGGTTAAATCGCGATGTATCAATGCTTCGGCAGTAATTTGTACTGCTTGGCCGCCATCGAGCAAAGGAAGCGGTAGAAGATTAAAAAGACCAATTTGAATGCTTATAACGGCAAGCCAAAGGAAAAAGAAAGCAGCGCTTTCGTTAAATTTTTGATGGGTCGTTGTAATAATTTCTGATGGGCCCATGAGTTTGGCTCTTTTATAAGCAGGGGAAAAGATACCGCCAAATTCTTTGAAAAGTTCTTTCAATTTTTTCAATGTCGCATTCAAAGCTATAGTAAGGGAGCTTGCCTCTTGAGAAAAAAAAATAAAAAATAATAAAACTGCAGCAAGCAGACTATTATTAAAAATACCAGCGAGCGTAATAATCATTTTTTGCCAATAGGGCTTTTGGCTTAATTCATGCGCGGCAATACTTACGTAACCGCCTAATGGAATAAGGGCTATTTGGAACGTTGTATTTTGCGGTTTATATTGAATGAGCGCTGGCCCAAAACCAACTGAAAACGTCGGCGTTGGTACACCAAACGCGTGGCACGCAAGATAGTGGCCTAATTCATGAAAAAAAACGATAAAACTTAATGCAAGCAACGTAATGAGAGTTGCGCTGATGCGCTTGATTGAAAAATTCATAGTATTGTTCCCCCTGTGGCTCTACATTACTACAAAACGAGGGCCGATCTCAATTAAGCAATAAGCCGCACCTTGTCTGCTAGCAGATTATTTATTGCGGTGTTTACGTCAATTACTGTTCTATGTGCAATGCCTGCCGCCTCTTTGGCGTGTAGAATTTTTAAAACATGCGCATCGAGTTTTTCGTGCGTAATTATATTTTCTTTAATGGCATTTTCAATTAGTTCTACTGCTTTTGGAACATCAATAGGGCATAATAAAATATCATTACCAGCAAGCAGGGCCCGTAATTCTATTTCTCCCGACTTATAGTTATTCATAAGTGCTCCCATACCCAGGCCGTCGGTAATAATTAATCCTTCAAATCCCAGCTCGTTTCTTAAAAATGTAATGACGTTTTTAGAAAAAGTGGTAGGAATACAGTCTTTTTCAAGCGCGGGCACTTCAAGATGCGCGATCATAATGCACGGTATGTTTTGTGCGATAAGTTTTTTGAATGGGTAAAGCTCATACTGATTAAGACGATTTAGATCATGATTAATTATTGGTAACGCGAGATGTGAATCGACAAAAGTATCGCCGTGGCCAGGAAAATGTTTTGCGCAGGTCAAAATGCCCGCATCGCGCATTCCTTGATTAATAAGCACGCAGCAGTTGGCGACCTTTTCTTTATTTTCTCCAAATGAGCGTTCATT
It encodes the following:
- a CDS encoding thioredoxin family protein, whose product is MNMYFKRIAALVGIFALTGTVDAVSVRGATTITNKKHYEELTKGKPHVIVFSADWCGACKANYEIIEQVIAQYPDVVFVVVDGDNQETLYLKKAHGLKALPSFAFVDANGKSVDMLHRGMITKEKLERHVSKLSGKKAMASPAPAVAKTEKAVAMPMATTEKKMMRKEPMAIKQAPAAAVERRVERKVTAVENGKMTTTKVTAKRKVICPANER
- a CDS encoding ribonucleoside-diphosphate reductase subunit alpha is translated as MGATYNELSVTKRNGSLEQLDLEKIRSCFVRAAYDCMDNVSIDMLIAEVVRNVYDKVKTEEVESALILSAVAFIEQDPAYDKVATRLLLQKLYREVLGQSVNPATLEHEYRNAFIKSIYQGVKGDVLNQKLLEFDLERLANGLHIERDHLFVYLGLSTLYERYFYKIEKKRYELPQTFWMRVAMGLALNETNKEEKALEFYETFSSLRYVSSTPTLFHSGYKIAQLSSCYLSTVNDDLGHIFKVIGDNAQLSKWAGGIGNDWTNIRGTGSFIKSIHATSQGVIPYLKIVNDVVIAITRSGIRRGGTCSYLETWHIDVEDFIDLRRNTGDERRRTHDMNTANWIPDLFMKRVMLDADWTLFSPDEVPDLHDLYGRAFEKRYEEYEEKARAGQIKLSKVVSAQKLWRRMLSRLFETGHPWITFKDPCNIRSPQDHVGVVHSSNLCTEITLNTSAEETAVCNLGSINLSEHIINGQLDVEMLAKSIRTAVRMLDNVLDLNFYPTAEARSSNLRHRPIGLGVMGFQDALIKLDIGFASEKAIWFADYSQELISYYAILSSSELAHERGAYQTYKGSKWDRGIFPIDSIDLLEQERGMRIEVSRSATLDWSLVRENVRKHGMRNSNVMAVAPTATIANIAGCYPSIEPLYKNMYVKSNIAGEFTIVNRYLVNDLKKIGAWNRQMLEQLKYYDGDITRVPSIPEHLKEKYRGAFELDPVWLLKITAARGKWIDQSQSHNVFMKGVSGKKLNDIYMTAWQYGLKTTYYLRTLGATQIEKSTLGTEYGFTQKREYNDDVADANAIKAQAVEQEAPKTGASCNPFDNAECESCQ
- a CDS encoding ribonucleotide-diphosphate reductase subunit beta, translated to MAKKRIINDSQTDPNKILPMTYQWAREHYKNGIANNWVPEEIAMQLDVEQWKSPTALNERERRLILWNLGFFSTAESLTANNLVLTVYRHVTNPECRQYLLRQAYEEAIHTDTFIYCCDTLGLDPDQIYNMYNTIPSIAEKDAFVIELTKSIFDPGFVTEGTENIRRFVRDLIGFYVIMEGIFFYAGFAMMLALKRQGKMVGIGEQFEYIMRDESIHLAFGCDLINTIKAENPEIWTIAFEEEIIGLIKKAVILEKKYAFDACPEGLLGINAQQFADYVEHIADRRLERIGLMRVYFKENPFPWMSLSTDLSKEKNFFETRVTEYQSAGSLEWE
- a CDS encoding S9 family peptidase; amino-acid sequence: MLFFLFSLFLISQGLTAQQAYIKRINAFVPHEYASLSEFERQYLSSEKYQACLNWFEECSEMECKKIEYMSDHYKVVALLITPKNMEQKKYPLVIYNRGGSEDIGKVTILTIKEKIYEFIKNGYCVLAAQYRGVDGGQGSDEIGGADIKDVLSLFKVIDELDCIDRDNIFMYGHSRGGMMTYMAIKVGMPIKAAATEAGVADFFTFVKFRPEVEDAFLNKCIPNLPDKKNEEYEKRSAVCWADLLNVPLFITHAKDDTIVSIEESRNLIEKLKFYKKDYEYLEYDDGGHFLKMHRNEIQQKILAWFEKYRN
- a CDS encoding HD domain-containing protein — protein: MKKIGILLGLLFYCLNLFALVHLEEQNSCLKLETLYGEMIIEEPVLIDLIKSAPFERLKYIRQYGVVCHARNEPEYTRFQHSLGVFFLTKKYGAPLSEQIAALLHDISHTVFSHVGDIFYNSDYRTGKQSYQDEIHEQYLKESGIAAILQKHGFADACNGTNKQCQRCFDQPLPGLCTDRIEYNLTGAYIDGMITQDELCTILSHLHFEKDEWFFDEVDNAKKFGLISLKLSESRWGSAWSAFIDYSAAQAMKRACTLGLITKNDIQFSTDDIIWEKIAQSKDEEIVQWINRVQHSRESFCICDAEKSDLFVCGKFSGTDPLVLTEKGFKRISEIDAEYKEEYERVKKLVRSGAHIKYLRS
- a CDS encoding site-2 protease family protein is translated as MNFSIKRISATLITLLALSFIVFFHELGHYLACHAFGVPTPTFSVGFGPALIQYKPQNTTFQIALIPLGGYVSIAAHELSQKPYWQKMIITLAGIFNNSLLAAVLLFFIFFSQEASSLTIALNATLKKLKELFKEFGGIFSPAYKRAKLMGPSEIITTTHQKFNESAAFFFLWLAVISIQIGLFNLLPLPLLDGGQAVQITAEALIHRDLTAQEIVFMHYAMVFFFISLILLSQKKKTP